One Erysipelothrix amsterdamensis DNA window includes the following coding sequences:
- the alr gene encoding alanine racemase has protein sequence MDGRETIATINLDNLSYNINKIQEVTGKSLFGVVKANAYGHGDVECSRIMIEENLPFICVSSIDEAQRLLHKGINHDILIFSYVDPKIIAEQGKEHFIYTIPSIQWFREVIALNLNLRMHLEINVGMNRIGIKNDKEIEEILSSDVPLEGIYTHLPSPENLEKGKEQLTRFENIINASGRNFKWIHVGNAPVSLIKDNTLINGFRMGLAVYGYRVDIPFLKPVLSLHSKIRHIDRVNLGESIGYDYTYQVEKNEYFGTMPIGYADCFDVRNNLVPVYIKGKPYSIVGKICMDQTMIRIDESVCLGDEVELIGPHRTCVEIESITGISKYIQLSTLSERITRYYTRKGKVVYIEKRK, from the coding sequence ATGGATGGTAGAGAGACGATTGCAACGATAAATCTCGACAATCTTTCGTACAATATCAATAAAATACAAGAAGTGACGGGTAAGTCGCTTTTTGGCGTCGTTAAGGCAAATGCATATGGTCATGGTGATGTTGAATGCAGTCGCATCATGATAGAGGAGAACCTCCCATTTATTTGTGTATCATCAATTGATGAGGCACAACGTTTACTTCATAAAGGAATCAACCATGATATTCTAATTTTTAGTTATGTTGATCCAAAGATTATTGCGGAACAAGGGAAAGAACATTTTATTTATACCATCCCATCAATCCAGTGGTTTCGCGAAGTTATAGCCTTAAACCTTAATCTTCGCATGCATCTTGAAATTAATGTAGGGATGAATCGAATTGGGATTAAAAACGACAAAGAAATTGAAGAAATTCTATCGAGTGATGTTCCACTTGAAGGGATTTACACTCATTTACCAAGTCCTGAAAATCTTGAAAAAGGTAAGGAACAACTCACACGATTTGAGAATATAATTAATGCATCAGGACGTAATTTTAAATGGATTCACGTAGGAAATGCGCCGGTATCTCTAATTAAAGACAATACTTTAATCAATGGATTCCGTATGGGTTTGGCAGTATATGGATATCGCGTAGATATTCCATTTCTTAAACCGGTGTTATCACTTCATTCGAAAATCCGCCATATTGATAGAGTAAACCTAGGAGAATCGATTGGTTATGACTATACTTACCAAGTCGAAAAGAATGAATACTTTGGAACGATGCCAATCGGATACGCTGATTGTTTCGATGTTAGAAATAATTTAGTTCCTGTCTACATTAAGGGAAAACCCTATTCAATTGTTGGGAAAATATGTATGGATCAGACAATGATTCGAATTGATGAAAGTGTTTGCCTTGGTGACGAGGTTGAACTTATTGGACCTCATCGAACCTGTGTAGAAATTGAATCAATTACAGGAATTTCTAAATATATTCAACTCTCAACATTAAGCGAACGCATTACGCGATACTATACCCGAAAAGGTAAAGTTGTCTATATTGAAAAAAGAAAGTAA
- a CDS encoding HAD family hydrolase — MKTFIFDMDDTIYDQIIPFKKSLEDSGFRDLEDIQSLYIQSRIYSDSVFAATQNGTMSNLDMRRYRIQKPLEDLGIIINNEQADYFQERYAFYLDHLELHPSIQDLFTILAKRNIPFYILTNGPSEHQWKKIKALRLEKYLPTHRIIVSGDIGHYKPSREIFQVIEAQQEGTLTMIGDSLPNDVIGAKNAGWEAVWFNHRRREGTYEGLTLFSFSQIKAYVLNSI; from the coding sequence ATGAAAACATTTATTTTTGATATGGATGATACAATCTATGACCAAATCATCCCTTTTAAAAAATCGCTCGAAGATTCAGGTTTTAGAGACCTAGAAGACATTCAATCTTTATACATACAAAGTCGCATCTATAGTGACTCTGTGTTTGCAGCAACCCAAAACGGGACGATGTCTAACCTTGATATGAGACGATATAGAATTCAAAAACCTTTAGAAGATCTTGGTATTATAATAAATAATGAGCAAGCGGATTATTTTCAAGAACGCTACGCTTTTTATTTAGACCACTTAGAACTTCATCCCTCGATTCAAGATTTATTTACGATTCTTGCGAAACGAAATATTCCATTTTACATTTTAACCAATGGACCTTCCGAACACCAATGGAAGAAAATCAAAGCACTGCGTCTTGAAAAATACTTACCTACCCATCGAATTATAGTATCTGGAGATATCGGACATTATAAGCCGTCTCGGGAAATATTTCAGGTTATTGAAGCACAACAAGAAGGCACACTCACAATGATTGGCGACTCACTTCCTAATGATGTGATTGGTGCTAAAAACGCGGGGTGGGAAGCGGTCTGGTTTAATCATAGACGGCGTGAAGGTACTTATGAGGGATTAACGTTATTTTCATTTAGCCAAATCAAAGCCTACGTTTTAAATTCCATATAA
- a CDS encoding D-isomer specific 2-hydroxyacid dehydrogenase family protein has protein sequence MKLVAYAVRPDEKEAFERYTKEMNIDLKVVNAQMSIDNVNEANGYEAVAFLGNCDASREVLEILAQGGTKYIASRSAGFNNVDMDAVRDLGLKFSNATYSPNCVADFAVMLVLMSLRNMKAIMKRTEVKDYSLPGIQGKEMHNMTFGVIGTGRIGCITARNLSGFGGRIIGYDLYENDSIKDVLTYVDLETLLKEADVITLHAPLIESTHHIINAESLALTKPGVVIVNCARGELIDTDALIKYVENGHIGAVGLDVLEGELGIFHKDHRLSTLSNHQLALLESHKNVIITPHCAFYTDQAVSDMVEVALRSLNSFMMSNESQWEIK, from the coding sequence ATGAAATTAGTAGCATATGCTGTACGTCCTGATGAAAAGGAAGCTTTTGAACGCTATACAAAGGAAATGAATATCGACTTAAAAGTTGTGAATGCACAAATGAGTATTGACAACGTTAATGAAGCGAACGGATATGAAGCTGTTGCCTTTCTAGGTAATTGTGATGCGAGCAGAGAAGTTCTTGAAATTCTTGCGCAAGGTGGCACAAAATATATTGCATCCCGCTCTGCCGGATTTAATAATGTGGATATGGATGCCGTCCGAGATCTTGGCCTTAAGTTCTCAAACGCAACTTACTCACCCAATTGCGTTGCAGACTTTGCGGTGATGTTAGTTCTTATGTCCCTTCGTAACATGAAAGCAATTATGAAACGAACAGAAGTTAAAGATTACTCACTGCCAGGAATTCAGGGTAAAGAAATGCATAATATGACATTTGGTGTGATCGGTACTGGCCGTATTGGCTGTATAACCGCCCGCAATCTTTCTGGTTTTGGTGGTCGCATTATTGGCTATGACCTCTATGAAAATGATTCTATCAAAGATGTACTTACTTATGTCGATCTCGAAACACTTTTAAAAGAAGCCGATGTTATTACTTTACATGCTCCACTTATCGAGTCAACACATCACATTATCAACGCGGAAAGCCTCGCCCTAACAAAACCCGGAGTTGTAATTGTAAACTGTGCTCGTGGTGAATTAATTGATACCGATGCTTTGATTAAATACGTGGAAAATGGACATATTGGTGCTGTTGGACTGGATGTTCTTGAAGGAGAACTTGGAATTTTCCATAAGGACCACCGACTTTCCACACTTTCAAATCATCAACTTGCTCTACTTGAAAGCCATAAAAATGTTATCATTACACCCCATTGTGCCTTTTACACAGATCAAGCTGTTTCAGACATGGTAGAAGTTGCCTTACGTTCTTTAAATTCTTTTATGATGTCTAACGAGAGTCAGTGGGAAATTAAATAA
- a CDS encoding DNA recombination protein RmuC — MIQILLFIIIALLLILIYMQLKTQRNSVENETLQNQFAQLKDLMMSQANNTINQMVAFDFESREKTSDKFNQFTDRMDLRFNDLTQRNIVFEKEVNRALILFHDKMNLQLDQQFTKLTESVEKRLLLMDEKVNQSLDQGFKKTNDTFTNIVERLSKIDEAQKKIDALSVEIVSLQDVLTDKKTRGTFGEVQLHQILASIFGDKNDRIYQMQYNLSPGVRPDAVLFAPEPLGTLVIDSKFPLENYRRMIDKSLETSQRQNAERQFVLDCKKHIDAIADKYIIPGVTSDQALMFVPAEAVFATINAYHSDILDYAQRKRVWLVSPTTLMSTLTTIQTILVNLEREKYASVIHDELKRLNVEFDRYRLRWDNLSKHIENVNQDVKDLHITSRKISSRFESISEVDRDALSQKDIENQ, encoded by the coding sequence ATGATACAAATTCTATTATTCATTATAATTGCACTATTACTTATCCTTATATATATGCAATTAAAAACACAACGAAATAGCGTCGAAAACGAAACGCTCCAAAATCAGTTTGCACAACTTAAAGATTTAATGATGAGTCAAGCAAACAATACAATAAATCAAATGGTCGCATTCGATTTCGAAAGTCGTGAGAAGACATCCGATAAATTTAATCAATTTACCGACCGAATGGATCTTCGCTTTAATGACTTAACACAACGTAACATCGTTTTTGAAAAAGAAGTAAATCGCGCCTTGATTCTTTTTCACGATAAAATGAATCTTCAATTGGATCAACAGTTTACAAAACTTACAGAAAGCGTCGAAAAACGACTTCTGCTTATGGATGAAAAAGTTAATCAATCTCTAGATCAAGGATTCAAGAAGACAAATGATACCTTCACAAACATCGTTGAACGATTAAGTAAAATCGACGAAGCTCAAAAGAAAATTGATGCACTTTCCGTTGAAATTGTCTCTTTGCAAGATGTTTTAACCGATAAAAAAACGCGTGGAACCTTTGGTGAAGTACAACTCCATCAGATTTTAGCTTCAATATTCGGAGATAAAAATGATCGCATCTACCAAATGCAGTATAATCTATCCCCCGGTGTTCGACCTGATGCAGTGCTTTTTGCGCCAGAACCACTCGGAACTCTTGTAATTGATTCTAAGTTTCCCCTCGAAAACTATCGTCGCATGATTGATAAGTCCCTTGAAACCAGCCAACGCCAAAACGCTGAACGACAATTTGTTCTGGATTGTAAGAAGCACATTGATGCGATTGCTGATAAGTATATTATTCCCGGTGTTACCTCTGATCAAGCTTTAATGTTTGTCCCAGCTGAAGCAGTGTTTGCGACCATTAATGCCTATCATTCTGATATTTTAGACTATGCTCAACGAAAACGTGTCTGGCTTGTTTCTCCTACAACACTAATGAGCACACTTACCACAATTCAAACAATTCTCGTGAATTTAGAACGTGAAAAGTATGCAAGTGTTATTCATGACGAACTGAAGCGTTTAAATGTTGAGTTTGATCGCTATCGATTACGGTGGGATAATTTAAGCAAGCATATCGAAAATGTAAATCAAGATGTGAAAGATTTACACATCACCTCTCGAAAGATTTCAAGTCGCTTTGAATCCATTTCGGAAGTTGACCGCGATGCTCTGTCTCAAAAGGATATTGAAAATCAATAA
- a CDS encoding patatin-like phospholipase family protein — protein sequence MNKIGLALSGGGVKSISQLPVIRALSDEGIKIDMVSGTSMGSVIAALVACGLSSDELTDIVLKLERNIKEKHIFSKPSLKLLPFSKEKLTAGYVDGQELEDELQKVLDEIGVNNISEVKIPLAIPAVDLTTGKIVCFVSHPQDFKVLDPKWDIVTDIPLAKAVRASCSFPFVIAAMEYHGYMLVDGGVRMNLPLELVEAYGSDKTIAVTMHSNENFHEYNSLMAIATRCMDLMRIEEDYHIIKNADIHINVPLDDVWVFELGKGRFTMDRADLVIEKHKDDIKALVKKKTLWERIKEELGGV from the coding sequence ATGAATAAAATTGGATTAGCGTTATCAGGCGGTGGTGTGAAATCTATCTCCCAACTTCCTGTTATTCGAGCATTAAGTGATGAAGGTATTAAAATTGATATGGTATCCGGAACGTCAATGGGTTCTGTGATAGCGGCACTTGTTGCTTGCGGATTAAGTTCGGATGAATTAACCGATATTGTTTTAAAGTTAGAGCGAAATATTAAAGAGAAACATATTTTTTCAAAACCGAGTCTTAAGCTACTTCCTTTTTCAAAGGAAAAACTTACGGCGGGTTATGTAGATGGACAAGAGTTGGAAGATGAGCTTCAAAAGGTTTTGGACGAAATTGGTGTCAATAATATTTCGGAAGTGAAAATTCCGCTTGCGATTCCTGCAGTTGATTTAACTACAGGGAAAATAGTTTGTTTTGTTTCACATCCTCAGGATTTTAAAGTACTTGATCCAAAGTGGGATATTGTGACGGATATCCCGTTAGCAAAAGCGGTTCGTGCTTCCTGTTCCTTTCCATTTGTGATTGCAGCTATGGAATACCATGGGTACATGCTTGTGGATGGTGGTGTGAGAATGAATCTTCCGCTTGAATTAGTCGAGGCATACGGGTCCGATAAAACAATTGCCGTGACGATGCATTCCAACGAAAATTTCCATGAGTATAATTCGCTGATGGCTATTGCGACGCGTTGTATGGATCTTATGCGTATTGAAGAAGACTATCATATTATTAAAAATGCGGATATCCATATTAATGTACCACTAGACGATGTTTGGGTTTTTGAACTCGGTAAGGGTCGCTTTACAATGGATCGTGCAGATTTGGTTATAGAAAAACATAAGGATGATATAAAAGCCCTCGTGAAGAAGAAAACACTT